AACGCCGCAGCCTCGCAGGCCAGGGCCATCTCGATCGCCTTCTCGGGTTCGATATCCCAGTCGTGGTAAAGGTCCAGGTCCGGGATGTCGCGGGCCATCAGCGCCGCGTCGGCCAGACCGGAGCATTCGTCTTCAGACGTGTGTTTGGCGATAGCCAGGGCTGCGGCAACGGTCTCGCGGATCGCCTCGGGGCCACTCGCCGAGGTACTGGCCGAGCCTTTGCGCTGGCCGACATAGAGGGTGATGCCAAAGCCCTGGTCACGGTTGAACTCGACCGTTTCGACCTCGCGCTGGCGCACCGTGGTGGACAGGCCCTGCTCCAGCGACACCGCCACTTCGCAGGCACTGGCCCCCTGGCGACGCGCTTCGGCGATGATCGCTTCGACCTGCTCCTGCAATGCTGGCAGGTCTTTGGGGCCTACGCTCTGGACTGCACTCATGGTTCTCTCCACTCAAATTCTGCGTTCGGCGAGGGTCATTCTACGACCGGGCCGGACAAGCGGCCCCCGACTGGTTATCATGGCGGCGATTTCTAGCGGACTGCCACCATGGTTGATTCAAACGACGCCTACGACGGCGAAAAAAGCAAAACCCAGATCAAGCGCGAACTGCATGAGCTGGTTGAACTCGGCGAGCGCCTCACGACGCTCAAGGCCGACACTCTGGCGCGTCTGCCGTTGACCGACGAGCTACGCAAGGCGCTGGCCGAGGCCAGCAAGCACACCGCTCACGGCGCCCGTAAACGCCACATGTCGTTCGTCGGCAAGCTGATGCGTGTCCAGGACCTGGACGCTATCCATGCCCTGCTCGAACAGATGGACAGCTCGACCCGCCAGTACAACGAGCGTTTCCACGGCCTGGAACGCTGGCGCGACCGGCTCATCGACGGTAATGACGAAGACCTCGAGCGTTTCGTCAATGAATACCCCGATACCGATCGCCAGCAACTGCGCTCGCTGATCCGCCATGCCCAGCACGAAAAAGCGCGGAACAAACCGCCTGCTGCTGCGCGCAAGGTGTTCAAGTACATCCGCGACCTCGACGAGTTACAGCGCGGGCTACGTTGA
The sequence above is drawn from the Pseudomonas putida genome and encodes:
- the yjgA gene encoding ribosome biogenesis factor YjgA translates to MVDSNDAYDGEKSKTQIKRELHELVELGERLTTLKADTLARLPLTDELRKALAEASKHTAHGARKRHMSFVGKLMRVQDLDAIHALLEQMDSSTRQYNERFHGLERWRDRLIDGNDEDLERFVNEYPDTDRQQLRSLIRHAQHEKARNKPPAAARKVFKYIRDLDELQRGLR